The Manihot esculenta cultivar AM560-2 chromosome 11, M.esculenta_v8, whole genome shotgun sequence genome includes a region encoding these proteins:
- the LOC110607634 gene encoding uncharacterized protein LOC110607634 isoform X2 has product MASRRERRRNESRGTNSFTDLRGSRSSPELNRSTSIGPRQYSYQQLAKATNHFSSNNLLGEGGFGQVYMGSVDGQSLAIKKLKNHRDLQSQGKLQDEIIVVSSVRHKNLVELVGYCVEGADKLLVLKYFPNKSLGYQLHESEESLDWKKRMDIAKSSARGLEYLHEHCDPSVIHLDIKSDNILLDDDFKPKVADFGLARFFSEAATHISESAIMGTKAYVDPYAIKTGQYSVKSDVYSFGVMLLELITGRRPIENGFDVVEWAKPKIKSALRNEEFEDFVDYTMHIFDHGEMYRMLFCIDVCINNRPKFRPSMKKIFLALEGLFSLDELFNEKGDNKLPWYPTYIKIQVRNRSISNKMWRSADEVLMRRSTEATNLLAEGVKRLGLSNDDEEEEDEEDEEEEEDDEEEVSDEEEEELEENEDGDNDLSHKSKMAEGGEVIACHTVRAWTEQLEKAQKGKQLTVVDFSAAWCPPCRYMSSVLAKMAKEMPNVTFLVVDVDELTSVTAEWKIEAMPTFLFFKQGKEVAKIVGANTEELQSTIAKHAVDDTPTIFTYQQIEWATRGFSKFLGEGSLGSVFKGFLDGKDVAVRKLEDLSDEEEQEELEQSIKTIGSVIHPNLVQQFGHCIEGSNIYLVLEFFPSNSLRSLLNGKKTLEWSKRMKIAIDSAKALEYLHDNYNIVHREIMTNNILVGKNFQPKVANFGLIMYYRSERTDVYADPEDNECSFEESDVYAFGVVLLELITGKNTKDNDTDIVQWANSLMKRALYGEYTLLIDSNLEGDYNKKEVQRMIYCAAACLYKPSDSRPQMKEIVGVLKRSIPLKDIWDDDDNQFLSGSGKGGGSLKRKSKKTSPLYRVILHDDDYHTVDFVIQKLMKFIPGMTRENADNIARDVHYKGSAEVIVCAQADAEGYCMQLKGTGLGSTIEPASGGR; this is encoded by the exons ATGGCTTCTCGCCGGGAAAGGAGAAGGAATGAAAGTAGAGGTACTAATAGTTTTACAGATCTGAGGGGATCTAGGTCGTCGCCCGAGTTGAATAGAAGTACAAGTATTGGGCCGAGGCAATATTCATATCAACAACTAGCAAAGGCCACCAATCATTTCTCCAGTAACAATCTTCTTGGCGAGGGTGGCTTTGGACAAGTTTACATGGGATCAGTAGATGGTCAATCCCTTGCTATtaaaaaactcaaaaatcatcgAGATCTACAGTCTCAAGGAAAACTGCAAGATGAGATTATAGTGGTTAGCAGCGTCCGTCACAAAAATCTTGTTGAACTGGTTGGTTACTGCGTTGAAGGGGCCGATAAATTgcttgttttaaagtattttcctAACAAGTCCTTGGGTTATCAATTACATG AAAGTGAAGAGAGTTTAGACTGGAAGAAGAGGATGGATATCGCTAAAAGCTCTGCCAGAGGACTGGAATATTTACATGAACACT GTGATCCTTCTGTTATACATTTAGATATCAAATCAGATAATATCCTTCTTGACGATGATTTTAAACCAAAG gTGGCTGACTTTGGACTTGCACGCTTTTTTTCGGAGGCTGCTACTCACATCTCTGAATCAGCAATTATGGGAACCAAAGC ctatgTAGATCCATATGCAATAAAAACTGGACAGTACTCTGTAAAATCAGATGTCTACTCATTTGGTGTTATGCTTTTGGAATTAATTACTGGAAGAAGACCTATAGAAAACGGCTTTGATGTTGTTGAATGG GCAAAACCTAAAATTAAGAGCGCTTTGCGGAATGAAGAATTTGAAGATTTTGTAGATTATACAATGCACATATTTGACCATGGAGAAATGTATCGAATGTTGTTCTGCATTGATGTTTGTATAAATAACCGTCCAAAGTTTCGTCCATCAATGAAAaag ATATTTCTAGCTCTTGAAGGACTTTTTTCTTTAGACGAATTATTCAATGAGAAGGGTGATAACAAATTGCCATGGTACCCTACTTATATAAAGATTCAAGTTCGAAATCGGAGTATATCTAATAAAATGTGGAGATCTGCTGATGAAGTTTTAATGAGGAGATCTACTGAAGCAACTAATCTTTTAGCTGAAGGTGTTAAACGTCTTGGTCTTTCTAATGAtgatgaggaagaagaagatgaagaagatgaagaagaagaagaagatgatgaagaagaggttTCAGATGAAGAGGAGGAAGAACTTGAAGAGAATGAGGACGGTGACAAT GACCTTAGTCATAAGTCAAAAATGGCTGAAGGAGGAGAGGTGATTGCCTGCCACACCGTTCGGGCATGGACCGAGCAGCTGGAAAAGGCACAGAAGGGAAAACAACTGACTGTGGTGGATTTCAGTGCTGCCTGGTGCCCGCCTTGTCGTTACATGAGTTCAGTTCTGGCAAAGATGGCCAAGGAGATGCCCAATGTCACATTCTTGGTGGTGGATGTTGATGAATTAACTTCTGTTACTGCGGAATGGAAAATTGAGGCAATGCCAACTTTTTTGTTCTTCAAACAAGGAAAAGAAGTTGCCAAGATTGTGGGTGCCAATACAGAGGAGCTGCAGTCGACCATTGCAAAGCATGCTGTCGACGACACTCCAACGATATTTACTTATCAACAAATTGAATGGGCAACTCGAGGTTTCTCCAAATTTCTCGGTGAGGGTAGTCTGGGTTCAGTTTTTAAGGGATTCCTGGATGGCAAAGACGTTGCTGTAAGGAAGCTTGAAGATCTTTCAGATGAAGAGGAACAAGAAGAACTTGAGCAGAGTATTAAGACCATTGGCAGTGTGATTCACCCAAATCTTGTTCAGCAGTTTGGGCACTGCATTGAAGGATCCAATATATATCTCGTTCTAGAGTTTTTTCCCAGTAACTCCTTAAGATCTCTTTTAAATG GAAAGAAAACACTGGAATGGTCAAAAAGAATGAAAATCGCAATAGATTCTGCAAAAGCATTGGAATATCTCCATGATAATT ATAATATCGTACATAGAGAGATCATGACAAATAATATTCTTGTCGGTAAAAATTTCCAGCCAAAG GTTGCAAATTTTGGACTTATCATGTATTATAGATCTGAGAGAACTGATGT GTATGCAGATCCCGAAGATAATGAATGTAGTTTTGAAGaatcagatgtttatgcctttgGTGTTGTACTTTTGGAACTGATTACAGGCAAAAATACTAAAGATAATGACACTGATATTGTTCAGTGG GCAAACAGTCTAATGAAACGAGCTTTATACGGAGAATATACACTTCTTATTGATTCTAATTTGGAAGgtgattataataaaaaagaagtACAACGGATGATTTATTGTGCTGCAGCTTGTTTATATAAACCTTCAGACTCTCGCCCACAAATGAAAGAG ATAGTTGGAGTTCTCAAAAGAAGTATTCCTTTGAAAGATATATGGGATGACGATGATAATCAATTCTTATCTG GATCAGGAAAAGGAGGCGGCTCATTGAAGAG gAAATCAAAGAAAACATCTCCACTTTACCGGGTGATATTGCATGATGACGACTACCATACTGTGGACTTTGTTATACAAAAACTGATGAAGTTTATCCCTGGAATGACCCGTGAAAATGCAGATAACATAGCGAGAGATGTACATTACAAGGGCTCGGCAGAGGTGATTGTTTGTGCTCAGGCTGATGCTGAAGGCTATTGCATGCAGCTGAAGGGTACTGGGCTTGGGAGTACAATAGAACCTGCGAGTGGTGGGCGCTGA